The following proteins are encoded in a genomic region of Candidatus Binatus sp.:
- a CDS encoding efflux RND transporter permease subunit codes for MTRRTSALALVAVTAASLLGLILATTIPSAVFPEITFRRATIIAESGDLPAEQVLASVTRPIEEVAYGVTGVTMVRSTTTRGAAEVDVTFGEDANPQSSFELLVTAVDETLGRLPPETSIDSLLLTTGTFPIVDVSLSSRIRSLAELTDIANYDLVPSLHRIEGTYRVVLVGGKTREFVARLDPEKMLEHDLAPQDVVAGLTRSNVIAGAGRMNESHRMLLTVVTSDLHSSDQIAALPLTSKGGQPVRVSDVASVEQGIKEDYVRTASENGAAVLVGISRRPGGNTVQIADEARKILADFRRRYTDVQFSISYDQSALITESYNSVRDAIALGLVLAVLVVLAFTMSPLSAIVAAIVVPCTVAITFVVMKAAGLSFNMMTLGGLAAGIGLFIDDAIVMIEAIHRELSAGQSTQAAVSSALANLGRPLLASTMTVIVVFAPLIFLSGVTGVFFRSLAATLGGGLAISLLLAIYFTPALELALSRFRGNARAAGRIYKFVQSAYVASLKPFVRLPALSLIATTISIGIAIVAYRNLGSDYLPPLDEGAFILDYTTPPPSTMTDTSALLDSLQSVLKTTPEVAAFSRRTGAQLGFFLTESNRGDISVRLKQDRKRNIDEVMSSVRSRILSSLPGVRIEFSQMLQDLIGDLSGFPEPIEVKVFGIDKKTIEATAREVAERIRTIPGVVDAFDGIVMSIPEQEVVVDNTSAARYGLTAEDIRAALETVVRGTVATNVLAGDRLIGVRVRYPEAFQSNNATMSEVLLKSATNARVPLASVTKLNFVGEKSQSARERQRAVVHVTARLEGVDLGTAMAEVKRRLATMPLPAGTSIEYGGLYAQQQQSFRELALVLVAGTVMMFLVLVWEFARMTPALACLLAAISCLAGSFIALNLTGVTLNISSFMGIIMVAGITAKNGILLLDHAEREVDSGAPPREAILEAARMRLRPILMTTLATAAGLFPLALGFGAGAKVQQPLAIAVIGGLAFAMLLSTALAAGIYLLGTRHARESAPASA; via the coding sequence ATGACGCGCCGCACCTCGGCGCTCGCGCTGGTCGCGGTCACCGCGGCAAGCTTGCTCGGACTGATCCTCGCGACGACGATTCCGAGCGCCGTGTTTCCCGAGATCACGTTTCGCCGCGCAACAATTATTGCTGAGAGCGGCGACTTGCCGGCCGAACAAGTGCTCGCCTCCGTGACGCGCCCGATCGAGGAAGTCGCCTACGGCGTCACCGGCGTCACGATGGTCCGCTCGACCACGACCCGCGGCGCGGCCGAGGTGGACGTCACCTTTGGCGAGGACGCGAATCCGCAGAGCAGCTTCGAGTTGCTGGTTACCGCCGTCGATGAAACTCTCGGACGATTGCCGCCCGAAACGTCGATCGATTCGCTGCTGCTCACTACCGGCACGTTTCCAATCGTGGACGTGAGTTTGAGCTCGCGAATCCGCAGCCTGGCCGAGCTGACCGATATCGCGAACTACGATTTGGTGCCGAGCCTGCATCGAATTGAGGGCACCTATCGCGTCGTGCTGGTCGGCGGCAAGACGCGCGAGTTCGTCGCGCGTCTCGATCCGGAAAAGATGCTCGAGCACGATCTGGCGCCGCAAGACGTCGTCGCCGGCCTGACCCGAAGCAACGTGATCGCCGGCGCGGGCCGCATGAACGAATCGCATCGGATGCTGCTCACCGTCGTCACCAGCGACCTGCACAGCAGTGATCAAATCGCCGCGCTGCCGCTGACCAGCAAGGGCGGCCAGCCGGTCCGCGTGAGCGACGTCGCGAGCGTCGAGCAGGGTATCAAGGAGGATTACGTTCGCACCGCGTCCGAGAATGGCGCCGCGGTGCTGGTCGGAATTTCGCGGCGGCCCGGCGGCAATACGGTGCAGATCGCCGACGAAGCGCGCAAAATCCTCGCCGATTTTCGCCGCCGATACACCGACGTGCAGTTCTCGATTTCGTACGATCAATCTGCGCTCATCACCGAATCGTACAACAGCGTGCGCGACGCGATTGCGCTCGGGCTCGTGCTCGCGGTGCTGGTCGTGCTGGCATTCACGATGAGTCCGCTCAGCGCGATCGTCGCGGCGATCGTGGTGCCCTGCACCGTCGCGATCACGTTCGTCGTGATGAAAGCCGCTGGCCTCTCGTTCAACATGATGACGCTCGGCGGTCTCGCCGCCGGCATCGGACTTTTCATCGACGACGCGATCGTGATGATCGAAGCGATTCATCGCGAGCTATCGGCCGGGCAATCGACCCAAGCGGCGGTGTCGAGCGCGCTCGCCAACCTCGGCCGTCCGCTGCTCGCCTCGACGATGACCGTGATCGTCGTATTCGCGCCGCTGATTTTTCTTTCCGGCGTGACCGGAGTGTTTTTTCGATCACTCGCAGCGACGCTCGGCGGCGGGCTCGCGATCTCGCTATTGCTCGCGATTTACTTCACGCCCGCACTCGAACTCGCCCTCAGCCGCTTTCGCGGAAATGCGCGCGCAGCCGGCCGCATCTATAAATTCGTGCAATCGGCCTACGTTGCGAGTCTCAAGCCGTTCGTGCGATTGCCCGCGCTCTCGCTGATCGCCACGACCATCTCGATCGGAATCGCGATCGTGGCCTATCGCAACCTCGGTTCCGACTATCTGCCGCCGCTCGATGAAGGCGCATTCATCCTTGACTACACCACCCCGCCGCCGAGCACGATGACCGACACCAGCGCGCTGCTCGATTCACTTCAGTCGGTGCTGAAGACCACTCCCGAGGTCGCCGCGTTCAGCCGCCGCACCGGCGCACAGCTCGGGTTCTTTCTAACCGAGTCGAATCGCGGCGACATCTCGGTGCGCCTCAAGCAGGATCGCAAACGCAACATCGACGAAGTGATGAGCTCGGTGCGGAGCCGCATCCTGAGTTCGCTCCCCGGCGTCAGGATCGAGTTCTCGCAGATGCTGCAGGATCTCATCGGCGACCTGTCTGGCTTCCCAGAACCAATCGAAGTCAAGGTCTTCGGCATCGACAAAAAAACGATCGAAGCGACCGCGCGGGAGGTGGCCGAGCGTATCCGCACGATTCCCGGCGTGGTCGACGCCTTCGACGGAATCGTCATGAGCATCCCGGAGCAGGAGGTCGTCGTCGATAACACTTCGGCGGCGCGCTACGGACTCACGGCGGAAGACATCCGCGCGGCGCTCGAGACCGTCGTGCGCGGCACCGTCGCCACCAACGTGCTGGCGGGCGATCGATTGATCGGCGTGCGCGTGCGTTATCCCGAGGCTTTTCAGAGCAATAACGCGACGATGTCCGAAGTGCTGCTGAAGTCGGCGACCAACGCGCGCGTGCCGTTGGCGTCGGTGACCAAGCTGAATTTCGTCGGCGAGAAGAGCCAGAGTGCGCGCGAGCGGCAACGCGCGGTGGTGCACGTGACGGCGCGGCTCGAAGGCGTCGATCTCGGCACCGCGATGGCCGAGGTCAAGCGGCGCCTCGCCACGATGCCGCTGCCGGCCGGGACGTCGATCGAGTATGGCGGCCTCTACGCGCAGCAGCAGCAATCGTTTCGCGAACTGGCGCTGGTACTAGTCGCGGGCACCGTCATGATGTTCCTGGTGCTGGTGTGGGAGTTCGCGCGGATGACGCCTGCGCTCGCCTGCCTGCTTGCGGCGATCTCGTGTCTCGCGGGGAGTTTCATCGCGCTCAATTTGACCGGCGTCACGCTCAACATCTCGTCGTTCATGGGAATCATCATGGTGGCGGGCATCACGGCGAAGAATGGCATCCTGTTGCTCGATCACGCGGAGCGCGAAGTTGATTCGGGCGCGCCGCCGCGCGAGGCGATCCTCGAGGCGGCCCGGATGCGGCTGCGTCCGATTCTGATGACTACGCTGGCGACGGCCGCCGGCCTGTTTCCGCTCGCGTTGGGATTTGGCGCGGGTGCGAAGGTTCAGCAGCCGCTGGCGATCGCGGTGATCGGGGGGCTGGCATTCGCGATGCTGCTATCGACGGCGCTCGCCGCCGGCATCTACCTGCTCGGGACGCGCCACGCCCGCGAGTCTGCCCCAGCCAGCGCGTAG
- a CDS encoding efflux RND transporter periplasmic adaptor subunit, whose protein sequence is MRDRHSRIVATRGSPLMLAAMLAIAMLAGCGHTKSADESAEAPTPNPVMLVTAAKAQTQSMANDLRLLGKTVAARHVIIRAPTPGRVLGVNLRSGDKVHKGQVVAHIVNREIEAAQAGLAVARKIDPHDADQLTASVGRYNHSAGIPVVAPESGVVSQPPVTAGQMVADMDPLIDLIDPANLYIEASVPLSELSLLRPGMPALLTTPIRPGAQIPARIVAVMPTFDANSSTSSVRLDFAGSERIDAAGEPVEVRVETSHSSDATVIPIAALFQDPGADQYHVFVIGQDGKLRRTPVKLGLRDAARAQVTAGVKPGDQVVTSGGYALSDGLQVRVAEARQ, encoded by the coding sequence ATGCGCGATCGCCATTCACGAATTGTCGCGACGAGGGGCTCGCCGCTGATGCTGGCGGCGATGCTCGCGATTGCGATGCTCGCGGGATGCGGTCATACGAAAAGCGCTGACGAAAGCGCCGAAGCACCCACGCCCAACCCCGTGATGCTGGTGACGGCGGCGAAGGCGCAAACTCAGTCGATGGCGAACGACCTGCGATTGCTCGGCAAGACGGTCGCGGCGCGCCACGTGATAATTCGCGCGCCCACGCCGGGGCGAGTGCTGGGAGTCAATCTGCGCAGTGGCGACAAGGTGCACAAAGGCCAGGTCGTCGCGCATATCGTCAATCGCGAAATCGAGGCGGCGCAGGCGGGACTCGCCGTCGCGCGCAAAATCGATCCGCATGACGCCGATCAACTCACCGCGTCGGTCGGCCGCTATAATCACAGCGCCGGTATCCCGGTAGTCGCGCCGGAGTCGGGCGTCGTGTCGCAACCGCCCGTCACCGCGGGGCAGATGGTCGCGGACATGGATCCGCTGATCGATTTGATCGATCCAGCGAACCTTTATATCGAAGCCTCAGTGCCGCTGAGCGAACTGTCGCTGCTCCGACCCGGGATGCCCGCATTGTTGACGACGCCGATTCGTCCCGGGGCGCAGATTCCCGCGCGCATCGTGGCGGTGATGCCGACTTTCGACGCGAACAGCTCGACCTCGTCCGTGCGGCTGGATTTTGCCGGCAGCGAACGGATCGACGCGGCGGGCGAGCCAGTCGAAGTGCGAGTCGAGACTTCGCATTCATCCGACGCGACTGTGATTCCCATCGCCGCGCTGTTCCAGGATCCGGGCGCCGATCAGTACCACGTGTTTGTGATCGGCCAGGACGGAAAGTTGCGTCGCACGCCGGTCAAACTTGGGCTTCGCGACGCCGCTCGCGCGCAGGTGACCGCAGGCGTGAAGCCTGGCGATCAGGTCGTAACGTCGGGCGGCTATGCGCTCTCCGACGGATTGCAGGTGCGCGTCGCCGAGGCGCGGCAATGA
- a CDS encoding TolC family protein produces MERRRPHLMAAFIVSGVLACASVAAALPLTLPDAIDRALHAAPAVGIAAAASDISAAHVREQRAPLYPNVASGGEYYQAPGYDQVVTNRGLSTALVTLDYTVWDWGRRQARVRAAEYVAQASRLGVAAARAQIVFDTTVAYFDLVRSRGTQRDLQTSLDRLNRYVATIIELNKSGRMITNDVLKVETARDADELALDVARGNAQRASEALGALMGEPNHGDLDIAMISGVPAKPSGDLKQSPVMQAAQRAIQSATQQIKAAKAERLPTLQAAFTTGFLGVDPRPTIGHNFGGSYDTVVSMPLFDGGLISSHIDLARAKEHSALAQARQAEYLLTRRIADALQRYDIATRQLEILYRVQPTADDAFALTWTRFLGGGAVTMLEVLDAYQVAQQLRLQRHDQEFNAREAAAEANLLYGRIQ; encoded by the coding sequence ATGGAGCGCCGACGCCCGCATCTCATGGCCGCGTTTATCGTTTCCGGAGTGCTCGCCTGCGCTTCGGTAGCTGCGGCCCTACCCCTGACTCTGCCCGACGCGATCGATCGCGCGTTGCACGCGGCGCCGGCTGTTGGTATCGCGGCGGCTGCCAGCGATATCAGCGCCGCGCACGTGCGCGAGCAGCGCGCTCCGCTGTATCCGAATGTCGCGAGCGGCGGCGAATATTACCAGGCGCCCGGCTACGACCAGGTCGTCACCAACCGCGGACTTTCCACGGCGCTGGTGACGCTCGACTACACCGTCTGGGATTGGGGACGGCGCCAGGCGCGAGTGCGCGCGGCGGAGTACGTCGCGCAGGCCTCGCGGCTGGGTGTCGCGGCGGCACGCGCGCAAATCGTATTCGATACGACGGTCGCGTACTTCGACCTGGTGCGTTCGCGCGGCACTCAGCGCGATCTGCAGACCAGTCTCGATCGGCTGAATCGCTATGTCGCGACGATCATCGAGCTGAATAAGAGCGGGCGCATGATCACCAACGACGTGCTCAAGGTCGAGACCGCGCGCGACGCCGATGAACTTGCGCTCGACGTCGCACGCGGCAACGCGCAGCGAGCGTCGGAGGCGCTGGGCGCGCTGATGGGCGAGCCCAATCACGGCGATCTCGACATCGCGATGATAAGCGGCGTGCCGGCGAAACCGTCGGGCGATTTGAAGCAGAGCCCCGTGATGCAGGCAGCGCAGCGCGCGATCCAATCCGCCACCCAGCAAATCAAGGCCGCCAAGGCCGAACGGCTGCCGACATTGCAGGCGGCATTCACCACCGGCTTTCTCGGCGTCGATCCGCGTCCGACGATCGGGCACAACTTCGGCGGCTCGTACGACACCGTGGTATCGATGCCGCTATTCGACGGCGGCCTCATCTCGTCGCACATTGATCTCGCGCGCGCGAAGGAGCATTCGGCGCTCGCGCAGGCGCGCCAGGCCGAGTACCTGCTCACGCGGCGAATCGCCGACGCGCTCCAGCGCTACGATATCGCCACGCGCCAGCTCGAAATTCTCTATCGCGTCCAGCCGACCGCCGACGACGCGTTCGCGCTGACCTGGACGCGATTCCTCGGCGGCGGCGCCGTCACGATGCTCGAAGTGCTGGACGCCTACCAGGTCGCGCAGCAGCTCCGCCTCCAGCGCCACGATCAGGAGTTCAACGCGCGCGAGGCCGCCGCCGAAGCGAACCTGCTCTACGGCCGTATCCAGTGA
- a CDS encoding cell wall metabolism sensor histidine kinase WalK, translating into MTIRARLTLYWAIILATILCAVGIIVLQLFEHQQLSTVDAGLLEEADTTAKEIERAGRKGASAILEALSRETDIGPGRRVRLIDSRGVAIDYGNIHTIPPSLAANLPTRPQIVANGSSRFAVAPLELDGQPAYVESGVNARLVHDSVDSLRASLILILPVVLILCVAGGYWLAGRALRPMESVTAALAAIHPNNLDSRLTVAPVADEIARLSSVINALLERLERASATERRFASDAAHELRTPLAVLRTGLEVTLAKERSERENLEALNAAHREVLALCKIADELLMLARLNGEVAVNRERLDLSELAAEVASTVEPLADAHEVELRLNAPEPVPVEGNRAHLRRLLVNLLDNALKLTPARGWIEVAVAGNGAHASLSVADSGPPIPDIELPFIFDRFFRGAASPGEGSGLGLSLCKEIARIHGGEIVAANRAGGGCEFVVTLPAVGKEAPAARAAV; encoded by the coding sequence ATGACAATCAGAGCCAGGCTGACGCTTTACTGGGCGATAATTCTCGCAACGATTTTGTGCGCGGTCGGCATCATCGTGCTGCAACTCTTCGAGCACCAGCAACTGAGCACCGTCGATGCCGGATTGCTCGAAGAAGCAGACACCACCGCGAAGGAAATCGAGCGCGCGGGCCGAAAAGGCGCAAGCGCAATCCTGGAGGCGCTCAGCCGCGAGACCGATATCGGGCCGGGCCGCCGCGTGCGCCTGATCGATTCGCGCGGCGTCGCGATCGATTACGGCAACATCCATACGATTCCGCCGTCGCTCGCCGCTAACTTGCCGACGCGCCCGCAAATCGTGGCGAACGGATCGTCTCGATTCGCGGTCGCTCCGCTCGAACTTGACGGCCAGCCGGCCTACGTCGAGAGCGGTGTGAATGCCCGCCTGGTGCACGATTCGGTGGATAGTCTGCGCGCCAGCCTGATTCTGATTCTGCCGGTGGTGTTGATTTTGTGCGTCGCCGGCGGCTACTGGCTCGCGGGGCGCGCGCTCAGGCCGATGGAATCGGTAACGGCGGCGCTCGCGGCGATTCATCCGAACAATCTCGACTCGCGGCTCACGGTGGCTCCTGTAGCCGACGAGATCGCGCGCCTATCTTCGGTGATCAACGCGCTGCTGGAGCGGCTCGAGCGCGCGTCGGCGACCGAGCGTAGATTTGCCTCCGATGCGGCGCATGAACTGCGCACGCCGCTTGCGGTTTTGCGCACCGGGCTCGAAGTTACGCTCGCGAAAGAGCGATCGGAGCGCGAGAACCTCGAAGCGTTGAACGCGGCGCATCGCGAGGTGCTCGCGCTCTGCAAGATCGCCGACGAACTACTGATGCTGGCGCGGCTCAACGGCGAAGTCGCGGTGAATCGCGAACGCCTCGATCTCAGCGAACTCGCCGCGGAGGTGGCGTCGACGGTCGAACCGCTGGCCGACGCGCACGAGGTCGAACTGCGCCTTAACGCGCCGGAGCCGGTGCCGGTCGAGGGCAACCGCGCGCATCTGCGGCGCCTGCTGGTGAACCTGCTCGACAACGCGCTCAAGCTCACGCCGGCGCGCGGCTGGATCGAAGTTGCGGTCGCGGGAAACGGCGCCCACGCGAGCTTGAGCGTTGCGGACAGCGGGCCGCCGATACCGGACATCGAGTTGCCGTTCATCTTCGATCGATTCTTTCGGGGCGCGGCGTCGCCGGGCGAAGGCAGCGGACTGGGCTTAAGCCTGTGCAAGGAAATCGCGCGAATTCACGGCGGCGAGATCGTCGCGGCGAATCGCGCGGGCGGTGGATGCGAGTTCGTTGTGACACTGCCGGCGGTCGGCAAAGAGGCTCCCGCCGCTCGCGCGGCTGTCTGA
- a CDS encoding response regulator transcription factor — translation MNSLRILLVEDEVRLLEAIKRGLVEEGFAVEGAASADAAEKIIASGSLDLIVLDLQLPGKSGLDLLREMRAAGNQTPVLILTARGSLDDRVAGLDSGGDDYLAKPFAFAELVARIKALGRRRSQTSSPILRVGDLEFDTIKRRARIGEHVVNLSPKEKMLLELLMRNAGQVVTRDMIAETVWDSDYKALTNLIEVFVNRLRQKIDPRIDRSLIVTVRGVGYTIRAE, via the coding sequence ATGAATTCGCTGCGCATCCTGTTGGTCGAGGATGAAGTCCGGCTGCTCGAAGCGATCAAGCGGGGTTTGGTCGAGGAGGGTTTCGCCGTCGAAGGCGCGGCGAGCGCGGACGCGGCCGAGAAGATAATCGCGAGCGGATCGCTCGACCTGATCGTGCTCGATCTCCAACTGCCGGGCAAAAGCGGACTCGACTTGCTGCGCGAGATGCGCGCGGCGGGCAATCAGACGCCGGTGCTGATTCTGACGGCGCGCGGCTCGCTCGACGATCGAGTTGCGGGGCTCGACAGCGGCGGCGACGATTATCTCGCCAAGCCATTCGCGTTCGCCGAGTTGGTGGCGCGAATCAAGGCGCTCGGACGGCGGCGCTCGCAAACGTCCTCGCCAATTCTCAGAGTTGGCGACCTCGAATTCGATACCATCAAGCGCCGCGCGCGGATAGGCGAGCACGTGGTGAACCTGTCGCCGAAAGAGAAGATGCTGCTCGAACTGCTGATGCGCAACGCGGGGCAGGTCGTCACGCGCGACATGATCGCGGAAACAGTCTGGGATTCGGACTACAAGGCGCTCACCAACCTGATCGAAGTTTTCGTGAATCGCCTGCGGCAAAAGATCGATCCGCGCATCGATCGCTCGTTGATCGTCACGGTGCGCGGCGTCGGCTACACGATTCGCGCGGAATAG
- a CDS encoding selenium-binding family protein, which translates to MALWKPDQTFYPSARMAMQAPREKLGYVVTFNPTPANGRHDALCVLDLDPESKTYAQVVGRVEVPGVGDELHHFGWNACSAALCPYAPHPHIERRYLLVPGLRSSRIYIFDTKPDARNPKIVKIIEPEEIASRTGYSRPHTIHCGPDAIYVSALGAPNGDGPGGIFLLDHESFDVLGRWEVDRGPQYLGYDFWWHLGYDVAVTSEWGTPNMIENGVVPELLLSNKYGHSIHIWDLKKRRHLQTLDLGAEQQMALELRPSHDPTKTFGFVGVVVSTKDLTASIWLWHREGDDWKVQKVIEIPPEPADESVLPPALKPFKAVPPLITDLNLSLDDKFLYVACFGTGDLKQFDVSDPFHPKQTGSIRLGGIVAHASHPSGAGPLNGAPQMLELSRDGRRIFVSNSLYNAWDAQFYPEGIRGWIAKIDCDPAGGMAVDPKFFTTFEGVRAHQIRLEGGDSSSDSFCYP; encoded by the coding sequence ATGGCGCTGTGGAAACCCGATCAGACCTTTTACCCGTCGGCGCGGATGGCGATGCAGGCGCCGCGCGAGAAACTCGGCTATGTGGTGACTTTCAACCCGACGCCCGCCAACGGACGCCACGACGCTTTGTGCGTGCTCGACCTCGATCCCGAATCGAAGACTTACGCGCAAGTCGTTGGGCGCGTTGAGGTTCCAGGGGTCGGCGACGAGTTGCATCATTTCGGATGGAACGCCTGCAGCGCGGCGCTGTGCCCGTACGCACCGCATCCGCATATCGAGCGCCGCTATCTGCTGGTGCCCGGCCTGCGCTCTTCGCGCATCTACATTTTCGACACCAAGCCCGATGCGCGAAATCCGAAAATCGTGAAGATCATCGAGCCGGAGGAAATCGCGTCGCGCACCGGATACAGCCGGCCGCATACGATTCATTGCGGCCCGGACGCGATTTACGTGAGCGCGCTGGGTGCGCCGAACGGCGACGGCCCTGGCGGAATTTTCCTGCTCGATCATGAGAGCTTCGACGTGCTCGGCCGCTGGGAAGTGGATCGCGGGCCGCAATACCTCGGCTACGATTTCTGGTGGCATCTCGGCTACGACGTCGCGGTCACCAGCGAATGGGGCACGCCGAACATGATCGAGAACGGCGTCGTTCCGGAGTTGCTGCTGAGCAACAAGTACGGGCATTCGATCCATATCTGGGATCTTAAGAAACGGCGGCATCTGCAAACGCTCGATCTGGGGGCGGAGCAGCAGATGGCGCTCGAGTTGCGGCCGTCGCACGACCCGACCAAGACCTTCGGCTTTGTCGGCGTCGTCGTATCGACCAAGGATCTGACGGCGTCGATCTGGCTGTGGCATCGCGAAGGAGATGATTGGAAGGTTCAGAAAGTGATCGAGATTCCGCCCGAACCCGCGGACGAAAGCGTGCTGCCGCCGGCGCTCAAGCCGTTCAAGGCGGTGCCGCCGCTGATCACGGATCTCAATCTCAGCCTCGACGACAAGTTTCTGTACGTCGCGTGTTTCGGCACGGGAGATTTGAAACAGTTCGACGTGAGCGATCCGTTTCATCCGAAGCAGACCGGCTCGATTCGGCTCGGCGGAATCGTCGCGCACGCATCGCATCCGAGCGGCGCGGGTCCACTGAATGGCGCGCCCCAGATGCTCGAACTCAGCCGCGACGGGCGGCGGATCTTCGTATCGAACTCGCTCTACAACGCGTGGGACGCGCAATTTTATCCCGAGGGGATTCGCGGATGGATCGCCAAGATCGATTGCGACCCGGCGGGCGGGATGGCGGTCGATCCGAAATTCTTCACGACCTTTGAAGGCGTGCGCGCGCATCAGATTCGGCTCGAAGGCGGCGATTCTTCGTCCGATTCGTTCTGCTATCCGTGA
- a CDS encoding Eco57I restriction-modification methylase domain-containing protein: MERKEGGIYLTPVSVADFIAAQISFSGGVVRILDPAAGSGTLLCAAVERLVSTCKSFREAEITAYETDPNLQVALTDALDNLRRWASERHVQIRVLIEKNDFVLAHSELLGTNRRLFQTPAINPFDLVIANPPYFKLSKVPGRQQNQSTVIRDQPNIYTLFMAAGAELLKDGGELLFIVPRSFASGPYFRSFRESFFGKVRPVRVHIFGSRRDAFGRDAVLQENIIFKGVRDRRWPQSNERFMLCVSSTGGISDLDKVRERNLPLDRALSMATSSKVLRLPLQRKEDEAVELVDSWTGSLHEYGMEISTGPVVPFRAAELLDDTGCPANRYAPLIWMHHVHAMRISFPNGTRKPQFIEKRASERSLLIPNRNYVFLRRFSAKEEARRLVAAPWLKGFAASPLLGIENHLNYIYRLSGELDEREAYGLAALLCSELLDTYFRVSSGNTQVSATELRAMPLPPHETILAIGHRAKELNRVGDELEEIVRDAINAAIEKGH; this comes from the coding sequence ATGGAACGAAAGGAAGGCGGAATCTACCTCACCCCCGTGTCGGTCGCTGACTTCATTGCCGCACAAATCAGCTTCAGTGGAGGCGTCGTCCGCATCCTTGATCCGGCAGCCGGATCAGGGACATTGCTGTGTGCCGCGGTCGAACGATTGGTCTCAACTTGTAAGTCGTTTCGCGAAGCCGAAATAACAGCTTACGAAACCGATCCGAACCTGCAAGTTGCGCTCACAGACGCCCTCGATAATCTCAGACGCTGGGCGAGTGAACGACACGTTCAAATCCGGGTACTCATTGAAAAGAATGATTTCGTTCTCGCCCATTCCGAACTTCTCGGGACCAATCGCCGGTTGTTCCAAACTCCTGCGATAAACCCATTCGATTTAGTCATTGCAAATCCGCCGTACTTCAAGCTCTCAAAAGTTCCTGGCCGCCAACAAAATCAGAGCACAGTGATTCGAGATCAACCGAACATCTACACGCTTTTTATGGCGGCGGGCGCGGAACTCTTGAAAGACGGCGGCGAGTTGCTGTTTATCGTGCCCAGGAGTTTCGCTTCCGGCCCGTACTTCCGGTCTTTCAGAGAGAGTTTCTTCGGGAAAGTTCGGCCCGTTCGAGTTCACATATTTGGGTCCCGGCGCGACGCTTTCGGCCGCGATGCAGTTTTGCAAGAAAATATCATATTCAAGGGCGTTCGAGATCGGCGATGGCCGCAGAGTAACGAGAGATTCATGCTGTGTGTATCCAGTACCGGAGGTATCTCGGACCTCGATAAGGTGAGAGAACGCAACTTGCCCCTCGATAGAGCCTTGTCCATGGCTACCAGCAGCAAGGTTCTTAGGCTTCCTCTCCAGCGGAAAGAAGATGAAGCGGTCGAGTTGGTTGACTCGTGGACGGGCTCTCTTCACGAGTACGGAATGGAAATTTCAACGGGCCCGGTGGTTCCGTTTCGAGCCGCAGAGCTGCTAGATGACACAGGTTGTCCAGCCAATAGGTACGCTCCACTCATATGGATGCATCATGTGCATGCGATGCGCATTTCTTTTCCAAACGGAACCCGGAAACCTCAGTTCATAGAGAAAAGGGCTTCTGAGCGGTCGCTGCTGATTCCCAATCGAAACTACGTCTTTTTGCGTCGATTCAGCGCGAAGGAGGAAGCACGCCGACTCGTGGCGGCCCCATGGCTCAAAGGTTTCGCGGCGTCGCCGCTACTGGGTATCGAAAATCACCTGAACTACATATATCGATTGAGCGGAGAATTGGATGAACGCGAAGCCTATGGCCTGGCAGCCCTCTTATGCAGCGAATTGCTCGACACTTACTTCCGCGTTTCAAGTGGCAACACCCAGGTTAGCGCAACTGAGCTACGGGCTATGCCTTTACCCCCGCACGAAACCATACTAGCCATCGGCCATCGAGCCAAAGAGTTGAACCGGGTGGGCGACGAACTGGAAGAGATAGTAAGAGACGCGATCAATGCCGCCATCGAAAAAGGCCATTAG